One window of the Actinomycetota bacterium genome contains the following:
- the ispG gene encoding flavodoxin-dependent (E)-4-hydroxy-3-methylbut-2-enyl-diphosphate synthase: MRRKSQQIQVGKVRIGGNAPIAVQSMTTTKTADIASTVAQIRELESAGCEIVRVAVPDGESAKALKTIKENVSIPLVADIHFDWRLALASLDAGVDKIRINPGNIGNLDRVKRIVMKAKEKNIPIRIGVNAGSLHKKYAKAKEGLAKALVDSALEHVHFFESLNFYDIVISVKSSSVPITIEAYRMLAKMVDYPLHLGITEAGTLVSGTIKSSVGLGVLLHEGIGDTIRVSLTADPVKEVRVGFEILRSLSLRAGPELISCPTCGRCEIDLISLAEEVGEKLLSYSTPIKVAVMGCVVNGPGEAKEADIGIAAGKRGGLLFAKGKPIKKVPEDKLVEVLMEEIEKLSMVDSQ; the protein is encoded by the coding sequence ATGCGACGTAAATCTCAACAAATTCAAGTGGGAAAGGTTAGAATCGGAGGGAATGCTCCCATTGCCGTGCAGTCCATGACCACTACAAAAACCGCGGATATTGCCTCCACCGTTGCTCAAATCAGGGAATTGGAATCCGCTGGATGTGAAATAGTACGGGTTGCCGTCCCCGATGGAGAATCCGCAAAGGCCCTCAAGACCATCAAAGAAAATGTGAGCATACCCTTGGTTGCGGATATTCACTTCGATTGGCGTCTGGCCCTCGCCTCTCTCGATGCAGGAGTCGATAAAATTCGAATCAATCCAGGAAACATCGGAAATTTAGATAGGGTAAAGCGGATCGTAATGAAAGCCAAGGAGAAAAATATCCCCATACGCATAGGTGTGAATGCGGGTTCCCTGCACAAAAAATATGCCAAGGCAAAAGAGGGACTGGCCAAAGCCCTCGTAGATAGTGCATTGGAGCACGTACACTTCTTTGAAAGCTTGAATTTTTACGATATAGTGATTTCGGTTAAATCATCATCCGTGCCCATAACCATTGAAGCCTATAGGATGCTTGCCAAAATGGTGGATTATCCATTACATTTAGGTATAACTGAAGCCGGAACGCTTGTTTCGGGCACGATAAAGTCTTCAGTAGGCTTGGGGGTTCTCCTTCACGAAGGCATCGGTGATACGATAAGGGTATCGCTTACGGCGGACCCCGTAAAGGAGGTTCGGGTGGGATTCGAGATTTTAAGATCCCTGAGTTTAAGAGCAGGACCGGAGCTCATTTCCTGCCCGACCTGTGGCAGATGTGAAATAGATTTGATCTCCCTTGCAGAGGAGGTTGGGGAGAAACTCCTATCTTATTCCACTCCCATAAAGGTTGCCGTAATGGGATGCGTGGTCAATGGTCCAGGAGAGGCAAAAGAGGCTGATATAGGAATTGCAGCGGGAAAGAGAGGAGGTCTACTCTTCGCGAAGGGTAAACCGATAAAGAAGGTGCCGGAAGATAAGCTCGTTGAAGTATTGATGGAAGAGATAGAAAAGCTGTCGATGGTCGATTCTCAATAG